In a single window of the Raphanus sativus cultivar WK10039 chromosome 9, ASM80110v3, whole genome shotgun sequence genome:
- the LOC108828582 gene encoding uncharacterized protein At1g76660 isoform X1, producing the protein MRGGASGNNVLETINAAATAFASSDDRVHHQPSPIHQKKRRWWNRFICFRPSTQRRKRIGKAALAPEPVPTDSTSNSGYRSVMTALPFIAPPSSPASFFQSEPPSATQSPVGILSFSPLPSNSHNNNNNSEERPSIFAIGPYAHEPQLVSPPVFSTYTTEPSSAPVTPPLDESFYLTTTTPSSPEVPFAQLFNSSSNYGVRSPVSNYEFQFYQLPPGSPLAQLISPSSVMSGSGATSPFPDGLAQFQVSDPPKLLSPGKLRCSKSVTTPKEQNKIVRPNKPVSFDLDADHFIRCVDKKLRTTFPEASDQEAAQHSSSGSNKEFDFGTTDEIHLTGDDEHRDSTKNSSDWSFPVMQSGTLS; encoded by the exons ATGAGAGGCGGCGCGAGTGGAAACAACGTTTTGGAGACTATAAACGCAGCCGCTACTGCGTTCGCTTCCTCTGATGATCGTGTTCATCACCAACCTTCCCCGATTCAT cAGAAGAAGCGAAGATGGTGGAATCGTTTCATATGTTTCAGACCTTCAACACAGAGAAGAAAACGAATCGGGAAAGCTGCTCTTGCTCCTGAACCGGTTCCTACCGATTCCACATCCAATTCCGGTTATCGTTCGGTTATGACGGCTCTTCCTTTCATAGCCCCACCTTCCTCTCCAGCTTCCTTCTTCCAATCAGAACCTCCTTCCGCTACACAGTCACCTGTAGGGATCCTCTCCTTTAGTCCTCTACCTTCTAACagccacaacaacaacaacaacagcgaAGAACGTCCTTCGATCTTCGCCATCGGACCTTACGCTCACGAACCTCAGCTGGTTTCTCCTCCGGTTTTCTCTACTTACACAACCGAACCGTCTTCAGCTCCGGTCACGCCGCCTCTCGACGAGTCTTTCTACTTAACCACCACCACACCGTCTTCGCCTGAAGTCCCTTTCGCTCAGCTCTTTAACTCCAGCAGTAACTACGGTGTCAGGTCTCCGGTGTCTAACTACGAGTTTCAGTTTTACCAACTTCCTCCCGGTAGTCCACTCGCTCAGCTTATCTCCCCCAGCTCGGTTATGTCCGGTTCTGGTGCGACTTCTCCGTTTCCTGACGGACTCGCTCAGTTTCAAGTCTCTGATCCACCAAAGCTGCTGAGCCCTGGTAAACTGCGTTGCTCCAAGTCTGTTACAACTCCTAAAGAGCAGAACAAGATTGTGAGACCGAACAAACCGGTTTCGTTCGATCTTGATGCGGATCATTTCATTAGATGCGTTGATAAGAAGCTGAGAACAACGTTCCCTGAAGCGTCTGATCAAGAAGCAGCTCAACATTCCTCCTCCGGATCCAATAAAGAATTCGATTTCGGCACCACCGATGAGATACATTTGACCGGTGATGATGAGCATAGAGATTCGACCAAGAACAGCAGCGATTGGTCCTTCCCTGTGATGCAATCAGGCACACTTAGCTAA
- the LOC108828582 gene encoding uncharacterized protein At1g76660 isoform X2, translating into MRGGASGNNVLETINAAATAFASSDDRVHHQPSPIHKKRRWWNRFICFRPSTQRRKRIGKAALAPEPVPTDSTSNSGYRSVMTALPFIAPPSSPASFFQSEPPSATQSPVGILSFSPLPSNSHNNNNNSEERPSIFAIGPYAHEPQLVSPPVFSTYTTEPSSAPVTPPLDESFYLTTTTPSSPEVPFAQLFNSSSNYGVRSPVSNYEFQFYQLPPGSPLAQLISPSSVMSGSGATSPFPDGLAQFQVSDPPKLLSPGKLRCSKSVTTPKEQNKIVRPNKPVSFDLDADHFIRCVDKKLRTTFPEASDQEAAQHSSSGSNKEFDFGTTDEIHLTGDDEHRDSTKNSSDWSFPVMQSGTLS; encoded by the exons ATGAGAGGCGGCGCGAGTGGAAACAACGTTTTGGAGACTATAAACGCAGCCGCTACTGCGTTCGCTTCCTCTGATGATCGTGTTCATCACCAACCTTCCCCGATTCAT AAGAAGCGAAGATGGTGGAATCGTTTCATATGTTTCAGACCTTCAACACAGAGAAGAAAACGAATCGGGAAAGCTGCTCTTGCTCCTGAACCGGTTCCTACCGATTCCACATCCAATTCCGGTTATCGTTCGGTTATGACGGCTCTTCCTTTCATAGCCCCACCTTCCTCTCCAGCTTCCTTCTTCCAATCAGAACCTCCTTCCGCTACACAGTCACCTGTAGGGATCCTCTCCTTTAGTCCTCTACCTTCTAACagccacaacaacaacaacaacagcgaAGAACGTCCTTCGATCTTCGCCATCGGACCTTACGCTCACGAACCTCAGCTGGTTTCTCCTCCGGTTTTCTCTACTTACACAACCGAACCGTCTTCAGCTCCGGTCACGCCGCCTCTCGACGAGTCTTTCTACTTAACCACCACCACACCGTCTTCGCCTGAAGTCCCTTTCGCTCAGCTCTTTAACTCCAGCAGTAACTACGGTGTCAGGTCTCCGGTGTCTAACTACGAGTTTCAGTTTTACCAACTTCCTCCCGGTAGTCCACTCGCTCAGCTTATCTCCCCCAGCTCGGTTATGTCCGGTTCTGGTGCGACTTCTCCGTTTCCTGACGGACTCGCTCAGTTTCAAGTCTCTGATCCACCAAAGCTGCTGAGCCCTGGTAAACTGCGTTGCTCCAAGTCTGTTACAACTCCTAAAGAGCAGAACAAGATTGTGAGACCGAACAAACCGGTTTCGTTCGATCTTGATGCGGATCATTTCATTAGATGCGTTGATAAGAAGCTGAGAACAACGTTCCCTGAAGCGTCTGATCAAGAAGCAGCTCAACATTCCTCCTCCGGATCCAATAAAGAATTCGATTTCGGCACCACCGATGAGATACATTTGACCGGTGATGATGAGCATAGAGATTCGACCAAGAACAGCAGCGATTGGTCCTTCCCTGTGATGCAATCAGGCACACTTAGCTAA